The following are encoded together in the Acidicapsa ligni genome:
- a CDS encoding peroxiredoxin, which produces MLTVGENFPSFDLTAVVNLDPQKAFEQITEQSYPGKWKVVFFWPKDFTFVCPTEIAAFGKLNQEFADRDAQLLGASIDSEFVHLAWRNNHADLKDLPFPMLSDIKRDLSEQLGILDIKAGVSQRATFIVDPQNVIRFVYVTDLSVGRNPQEVLRVLDALQTDELCPCNWKKGEETLTTK; this is translated from the coding sequence ATGTTGACAGTTGGCGAAAATTTCCCTTCCTTCGATCTCACCGCAGTCGTCAATCTCGATCCTCAAAAGGCCTTCGAGCAGATCACCGAGCAGAGCTATCCCGGTAAGTGGAAGGTCGTCTTCTTCTGGCCCAAGGATTTCACCTTTGTCTGCCCGACCGAGATTGCAGCCTTCGGTAAGCTGAACCAGGAATTTGCGGATCGCGATGCGCAGCTTCTCGGCGCCAGCATTGACTCCGAGTTTGTTCACCTGGCATGGCGCAACAACCATGCTGACTTGAAGGATCTGCCCTTCCCCATGCTCTCGGATATCAAGCGTGATCTCTCCGAGCAGCTCGGCATCCTCGACATCAAGGCCGGCGTTTCGCAGCGCGCAACCTTCATCGTCGATCCGCAGAACGTAATCCGTTTCGTTTATGTCACGGATCTCTCGGTGGGCCGCAATCCGCAGGAAGTTCTGCGCGTACTGGATGCTCTCCAGACCGATGAACTCTGCCCCTGCAACTGGAAGAAGGGCGAAGAGACCCTGACCACCAAATAA